ATTGAAAGTGATCCAGAATTCAACATTACAGCCAAGCTGTGGCTGCTAAGATTATCAGTGGCAGCAGCAATGAAAACTGCCCGGCCCAGACCTCAACGTCTCTGCTGAAAGGCAGTGGAAACACACTCAAAGCAAACAATGGCCTTCACCAGTCCATCAGCCGTGGCAAAGTCAACAACCCATGCCCGGACTCTTCCACTGGACATGCTCAGCAGATTTCTGTCTGACTCCTATCCTGGATCCATAAATCAGTCCAGAACTCTGTGTGTCCGTAGCCACTAAACCATTTTTGTCACATGTGTTTCCTTTAGAAATAGAACCATTCTGAAATAATCTAAaagtataataaaaataaaatttgtcttATGGTCCTGGATATCAAAACGAAAATGGTTCATGGTTCAACGGTTCACGGTTCAATTCTGGAAAGTTTTGCAATTTGTGTCAACACAAAAGGAGGTGATAACAGATGGCACATAATAGGTGCAATCTGCAATGACATCCAATAACTACCTACACAAATATTTGAAGCAGGCATTTTTATGGCACTTTTTTATGTCCATGCAGTATATCAACTTTCCTGCAGACCAAGGACGTGTGCCCTTCACCTAGTTCTACAATGTCAAACATACACATAAGGCTGCCACTTCGTGAGTATGCTGCACTATCTGGCACCTCTCCAAAGATCTGACGACCCTGGGAAGTgagttttttaagtttttaatcttttcttcTTTCGGATTTATCCAATAAAAGACAAAGTTTGACTGGTAGAtaaactgactgaaatatcttaaaaacCTATTCACATATGTTTCAACAATTTCAACAAGAAATTCAATCTATTTCAAACATATATTGTTCAGTCTACCTTAAGTACAATTTCATTCCCCCTCACTTACTCATCCATCTATCGGTCTATGCATCTATTCTTATATCAATCAGTGCATGCAGCCGTGAACTTCAGGGTCAGCACAGTGCTTCCGAACAACAGCTCAGCAAACTTTGTACTTCCCTCATGAAATGTTAGTCTGTGGTAGGACCATGCCACACACTGTTAGTCTTCCAGAAAGCCACATGTGACCCACAGTGCCTGGGGCTAAACTGGCGCCATCCACTTCCTGGGCACAGGCAGGCATGAGCATACCGGCTCTATTTTTAACTTCCTATTAGAGAGGACTGTTTTCAAATGAGGCTGAAAAGATaagacagcaggaggaaaaggTCGCTGTGGGAGGTTTTATCTATCAGCAAATTTAGTAGTTGtgtgcagcaggaaaaaaaaaaaaacatttgagaaTTTTGTGGAggacaaaaacattaaatggaCCTTCCCTCTCACAGCCTGGAGAGAAAACCTTTGCAAAAAAACACTAAATTGCAACATGATCAATGGtcaaacactgttttcacatcCTCCAGGAAAAAGGTGCGCGGTTCCTTTAAGAGATACAAAACAGTCATTTACTTCCTGTATGCTAGCTCCCGGAGCTAACTGCTGCAAGACTCACATAAATTATGGAAATATTAAGACTAAAGGTGTTTCTTAGTTTATAAAGAGACAGTGAGTTTATGAAGACAATTTTCGGTAAGGTTATGGCGggtagaaagagaaagatgttAGCAATGGGAGTAGCAGCGGCAGCACCTGAACAAGgagtaaataaacagaaaatccaGGCTGGAGTGAAACTAAAGGTGTCACCTGCAAAGCTGAAGGAGCCTGTTCAATGTGGGAAAGATGCTCAAAGTGCTGAGACGGAGCGAAGCAGTTATTTCACCCACACTGACCTGCAGCACAGACTGGGACAGGACTTTTTCAACCAGCCTTGCATCAGTTTGGCTAAAGCATTCCTCGGCAAGGTAATGCTGCCATCTGactttcattttacattcattcattcatttacggGATGATTTATCCTCTGTCGAGGGTATGCTTGTAGTTTGTGTCAGTGCGGCTCAAGGTTTTCTCTAAGGTTACTAGTAAGCTGTCACAAGGATAATAAAAGACATCCATATCACAAATATAAGTGacaagtaatttttttttttaaatttcctatCTAGTAAacgtttggtctataaaatgtctaaaatgtCTGTCTTGTTTTGAAATATGGATTTTACAAGCTCCCATGGCCCTTGGTCACACCTACAAATGTTCAGTTCACtatcacagaaagaaaaaaaaaatcacattggTCAAGCTTGACCAATTTTTAATTTATGGATTCATATCAAAATTGTGGCCAATTAATCTTATGTTTATCGACtaatcacagtaaaacataatcTGTCTTGTTCTGTGTCCCTGCAGATGTTGGTCCGCAGGTGTGCAGATGGTACTGAGCTGCGAGGGAGGATAGTGGAAACTGAAGCCTACCTCGGAGGGGAGGACCAAGCTTCACACTCGGCAGGGGGCAAACGCACAGAGAGGAACACGGCCATGTTCATGAAGCCAGGCACAATCTATGTGTATCCAATCTACGGCATCTACCTCTGTATGAACGTGTCTAGTGAAGGTAAAAGCATTGCCCAACAAAGATGGCTTCAAATGAGAAATACCTGCTTTTTAGGTTTAATGTTCCCATTTCTGATTTATCATTAACATGACTTTAAATCTATGCAGCAATACAGTGGGTTTGTGTTTTCTATTGTCAGTGGGTAAAGGGCAAAGGGAAGGAGACAGAGTGGAGCCTTGCTGACTGGTGCATATTGTGTGCTGTTTGTCACAGGGGAGGGTGCCGCCGTGCTGCTGCGCTCCCTTGAGCCCCTGCAGGGTCAACCCGTCATGAGGCAGCTGAGGGCAGCCAGACGCAGGGAAGGAGCCCGACAACTTAAGGACAAAGAGCTCTGCAACGGGCCTTCGAAGCTGTGCCAGGCTCTAAATATATCCCGGTGTTTTGACCGCCGAGACCTAGCCTCAGACTCAGAGGTGTGGCTGGAGAGGGACCCCAACGCAAGCGCAGTAGAATCCTACGATATAGTGTCAGCACCACGTGTTGGAATAGAGTCCCATGGCGAATGGGCCAAGAAGCCGTGGCGGTTTTATCTTCGTGGGCACCCCTGCGTTAGTGTAGTTAAtaaagaggca
The window above is part of the Toxotes jaculatrix isolate fToxJac2 chromosome 18, fToxJac2.pri, whole genome shotgun sequence genome. Proteins encoded here:
- the mpg gene encoding DNA-3-methyladenine glycosylase, producing MKTIFGKVMAGRKRKMLAMGVAAAAPEQGVNKQKIQAGVKLKVSPAKLKEPVQCGKDAQSAETERSSYFTHTDLQHRLGQDFFNQPCISLAKAFLGKMLVRRCADGTELRGRIVETEAYLGGEDQASHSAGGKRTERNTAMFMKPGTIYVYPIYGIYLCMNVSSEGEGAAVLLRSLEPLQGQPVMRQLRAARRREGARQLKDKELCNGPSKLCQALNISRCFDRRDLASDSEVWLERDPNASAVESYDIVSAPRVGIESHGEWAKKPWRFYLRGHPCVSVVNKEAERQS